In a single window of the Flavivirga spongiicola genome:
- a CDS encoding glycosyltransferase family 2 protein: MNISVVIPLLNEQESLTELHDWITKVMQSNHFSYEIIFIDDGSTDNSWQIISQLASQNKHVKGIRFFKNFGKSQAFHAGFEKAKGDVIITMDADLQDNPDEIPELYNMVINDGFDLVSGWKKKRYDSVIAKNLPSKLFNWAARRTSGVKLNDFNCGLKAYRINVVKNIDVNGEMHRYIPVLSKNAGFTKIGEKVVQHQARKYGETKFGMNRFIHGFLDLITIWFLSRFGKRPMHLFGALGFIMFTIGLGFSFYLGIDKLFLNPTGRLITQRPQFYIALSTMIIGTQFFVAGFLGEIILRTKQGKKRYSIKNELNF, from the coding sequence ATGAATATATCTGTAGTTATACCACTACTAAACGAACAAGAATCTTTAACTGAATTACATGATTGGATTACAAAAGTTATGCAATCCAATCATTTTTCATATGAAATTATTTTTATTGATGATGGCAGTACAGATAACTCTTGGCAAATTATTTCTCAATTAGCATCACAAAACAAGCATGTAAAAGGGATTCGTTTTTTTAAAAACTTCGGAAAATCACAAGCGTTTCACGCTGGTTTTGAAAAAGCAAAAGGAGATGTTATAATCACTATGGATGCGGATTTACAAGATAACCCTGATGAAATCCCAGAGCTCTACAACATGGTTATAAATGATGGTTTCGATTTAGTTTCCGGATGGAAAAAGAAACGTTACGATTCTGTTATTGCCAAAAATTTACCATCAAAATTATTTAATTGGGCCGCTAGAAGAACCTCCGGTGTAAAATTAAACGATTTTAATTGCGGTCTTAAAGCATACCGCATAAACGTTGTTAAAAATATTGATGTCAACGGTGAAATGCATCGTTACATTCCTGTACTATCTAAAAATGCCGGGTTTACAAAAATCGGTGAAAAAGTAGTACAGCACCAAGCTAGAAAATATGGTGAAACAAAATTTGGAATGAATCGTTTTATTCATGGTTTTTTAGATTTAATTACCATTTGGTTCTTATCTCGCTTTGGCAAACGCCCTATGCACTTATTCGGTGCTTTAGGATTTATTATGTTTACTATAGGCCTTGGGTTTTCGTTCTATCTGGGTATAGATAAATTATTTTTAAATCCAACAGGCAGGCTTATCACGCAACGACCTCAATTCTATATTGCACTTTCGACCATGATCATTGGTACACAATTTTTTGTTGCTGGTTTTTTAGGTGAAATTATTTTGCGTACCAAACAAGGTAAAAAACGTTATTCTATTAAAAATGAGCTAAACTTTTAA
- a CDS encoding phospho-sugar mutase: MIYIEPKILDRINAWLTPTFDDETQTFIKDSIANTPKDIQESFYKDLEFGTGGMRGVMGIGTNRINKYTLGKSTQGLSNYLRKSFPNESLKAVIAYDCRHNSKTLAKVVADVFSANNIEVYLFEDLRATPELSFAVKHLNCHCGIVLTASHNPPEYNGYKVYWQDGGQLVPPHDDAVIQIINDLDYADIKFEANNDLIHYIGKDVDDVFINASVENGNCGVSQEAKNNLNIVFTSLHGTSITAVPETLKRAGYKNVHIVKEQEAPDGDFPTVASPNPEEPAALKMALELADKVNGDIVIGTDPDCDRLGVAVRNSENKLQLLNGNQTMLMMTDFLLKQWKSEGKIKGKEFIASTIVSTPMLNKLAEAYKVDSKIVLTGFKWIAKLIKDFPELDFIGGGEESFGFMVGDFVRDKDAVTATLLACEIAAQSKAIGSSFYSELIKLYVEHGLYKERLVSLTKKGIEGAEEIKQMMIDARENPLTVVNGSKVVKVEDYQLSITKNMISGEENTIDIPKSNVLIYYTEDGSQIALRPSGTEPKIKFYISVNDHLESVDAFNDTEAKLESKIDAILKDMKLN, encoded by the coding sequence ATGATTTATATAGAACCCAAGATTTTAGATAGAATAAATGCGTGGTTAACACCAACTTTTGATGATGAGACACAAACTTTCATTAAAGATAGCATTGCAAATACCCCAAAGGATATTCAAGAAAGTTTTTATAAAGACTTAGAATTCGGAACCGGTGGTATGCGTGGTGTCATGGGTATTGGAACCAATCGTATAAACAAATATACCCTTGGAAAGAGCACTCAGGGATTGAGCAATTATTTACGTAAGTCATTTCCAAATGAGAGCCTAAAAGCCGTTATTGCTTACGATTGTAGACACAACAGTAAGACACTGGCAAAAGTTGTTGCCGATGTCTTTTCGGCCAATAATATTGAAGTTTATTTATTTGAAGATTTACGTGCCACACCAGAATTGTCCTTTGCTGTTAAGCATTTAAACTGTCATTGCGGTATTGTTTTAACCGCTTCACATAATCCGCCGGAATACAATGGATATAAAGTGTACTGGCAAGATGGAGGGCAATTAGTACCTCCTCATGATGATGCTGTAATACAAATTATAAATGATCTTGATTATGCCGATATAAAATTTGAAGCTAATAACGATCTTATTCATTATATAGGAAAAGATGTTGATGATGTATTTATTAATGCTTCAGTAGAAAATGGAAATTGTGGTGTTTCGCAAGAAGCCAAAAACAATTTAAATATTGTTTTTACATCACTTCATGGTACTTCGATTACAGCAGTTCCTGAAACTTTAAAACGAGCTGGGTACAAAAATGTTCATATCGTAAAGGAACAAGAAGCTCCTGATGGTGATTTCCCAACGGTAGCATCACCAAACCCGGAAGAACCCGCAGCATTAAAAATGGCATTAGAACTTGCTGACAAAGTAAATGGTGATATTGTTATAGGAACAGATCCCGATTGTGATAGATTGGGTGTTGCAGTTCGCAATTCTGAAAATAAATTACAGCTACTTAACGGAAACCAAACCATGTTGATGATGACTGATTTCCTGCTAAAACAATGGAAATCTGAAGGGAAAATTAAAGGAAAAGAATTTATTGCCTCCACCATAGTATCTACACCTATGTTGAATAAACTTGCTGAAGCTTATAAAGTAGATAGCAAAATTGTTTTAACAGGTTTTAAATGGATTGCTAAATTAATAAAGGATTTTCCCGAACTCGATTTTATTGGTGGTGGAGAAGAAAGTTTTGGTTTTATGGTCGGTGATTTTGTTCGAGACAAAGACGCCGTAACGGCAACACTTTTAGCTTGTGAAATAGCTGCTCAATCTAAAGCTATTGGAAGTTCTTTTTATAGTGAACTTATTAAACTATATGTTGAACATGGGCTCTATAAAGAGCGTTTAGTTTCTCTAACTAAAAAAGGTATTGAAGGTGCTGAAGAAATTAAACAAATGATGATTGATGCTCGCGAAAACCCATTAACCGTAGTCAATGGATCGAAAGTAGTAAAAGTTGAAGATTATCAATTATCTATTACCAAAAACATGATTTCTGGTGAAGAAAACACTATTGACATTCCAAAATCGAATGTATTAATTTATTATACAGAAGATGGTAGCCAAATAGCGCTGAGACCAAGTGGAACAGAGCCTAAAATAAAATTCTACATTAGTGTAAATGATCATTTAGAATCTGTGGATGCTTTTAATGATACAGAAGCGAAACTAGAATCAAAAATAGACGCCATTTTAAAAGACATGAAACTTAATTAA
- a CDS encoding ABC transporter ATP-binding protein: MNHFLNILRYAKPYKSFAIGHIICNIFFALFGTLSFVALKPMLDVIFSKNQNVPTVKPEWSGLLEIGDFVKKYLAFQMDYFTGGDSSKALVFVVCLILTVFLLKNISGYFANYFLVFLRNGVIRDLRNKVYRKTVELPLSFFSEKRKGDILARVTADVLDLQYSFLSVLELIVREPLTIIFTIAVMLYISPQLTLFVFIFIPVMGFVISKIGKSLKRKSDRVQKEQGTFLSTLEETLTGLRIIKGFNAEEKFNDRFQESTSRFYHFSNKLLNRQNLASPTSEFLGICIIAVILWYGGNLVLSGTSTNLDDSMFIVYMGLSYNVLTPAKAISRGLYNIKKGGAAAERIQEIIDTENPLKDKEGAIDKKGFDTNIVFDNISFKYENEYVLKNFSLAIPKGKTVALVGQSGSGKSTIANLITRFYDVNKGQILIDGLDIRDLTISSLRAQLGIVTQDAILFNDSIKNNMKLGNDEATDEQIIEALKIANAWEFVQDLPEHINTNIGDAGNKLSGGQKQRLSIARAVLKSPPVMVLDEATSALDTESERLVQVALENMMKNRTSIVIAHRLSTIQNADEIIVLKKGEIVEQGKHQDLISKKGVYYKLVEMQSFG; encoded by the coding sequence ATGAATCATTTTTTAAATATATTACGGTATGCAAAGCCGTATAAATCCTTTGCTATTGGGCATATAATCTGTAACATTTTTTTTGCGCTATTTGGTACATTATCGTTTGTGGCTTTAAAACCCATGTTGGATGTTATTTTTAGTAAAAATCAAAATGTACCAACGGTAAAACCAGAATGGTCAGGATTATTGGAAATAGGAGATTTTGTTAAAAAATATCTGGCGTTTCAAATGGATTATTTTACAGGTGGCGATAGTTCAAAAGCACTGGTTTTTGTCGTTTGTTTAATCTTAACAGTATTCTTATTGAAGAATATTTCGGGTTATTTCGCAAACTATTTTCTGGTATTCTTACGTAATGGGGTTATAAGGGATCTTAGGAATAAAGTTTATAGAAAAACGGTAGAGTTACCACTTTCTTTTTTTTCGGAAAAAAGAAAAGGTGATATACTGGCTAGAGTTACCGCCGATGTTTTAGATTTACAATATTCTTTTTTATCTGTTTTAGAGCTTATTGTTAGAGAACCTCTTACAATTATTTTTACTATAGCTGTTATGCTCTATATAAGTCCTCAACTTACTCTATTTGTGTTTATTTTTATTCCAGTAATGGGATTTGTTATTTCCAAAATTGGTAAAAGTTTAAAAAGAAAATCAGACCGTGTACAAAAAGAACAAGGTACTTTTCTTTCCACATTAGAAGAAACCTTAACGGGGTTACGCATTATAAAAGGATTTAACGCAGAAGAAAAATTCAACGACAGGTTTCAAGAATCTACCTCACGTTTTTATCACTTTTCGAATAAATTACTCAATCGTCAAAACCTGGCATCTCCAACTAGTGAGTTTCTAGGTATTTGTATCATAGCAGTTATTTTATGGTATGGAGGAAACCTTGTATTAAGCGGCACTTCTACGAATCTAGATGACAGTATGTTTATTGTATATATGGGATTATCTTATAATGTACTAACGCCTGCAAAAGCCATTTCAAGAGGTTTGTATAACATAAAAAAAGGTGGTGCAGCAGCAGAAAGGATACAGGAAATTATTGATACTGAAAATCCTTTAAAAGACAAAGAAGGTGCCATTGATAAAAAAGGATTTGATACCAATATTGTATTTGATAATATTTCATTTAAATATGAAAACGAATATGTATTAAAAAACTTTTCGCTAGCCATTCCCAAAGGTAAAACAGTAGCACTAGTTGGACAATCGGGTAGTGGAAAATCAACTATCGCTAATTTAATTACACGTTTTTATGATGTAAATAAAGGTCAAATCTTAATTGATGGTTTAGATATTCGTGATTTAACGATAAGCTCTTTACGTGCTCAATTAGGTATTGTAACTCAGGACGCCATTCTTTTTAATGATAGTATTAAAAACAATATGAAATTGGGTAATGACGAAGCTACGGATGAACAAATAATTGAAGCTTTAAAAATAGCCAATGCCTGGGAATTTGTTCAAGATTTACCAGAACACATTAACACGAATATTGGAGATGCCGGGAATAAGCTTTCTGGCGGTCAAAAACAACGGTTAAGTATTGCTCGGGCAGTTCTTAAAAGTCCTCCTGTTATGGTTTTAGACGAAGCAACCTCGGCTCTTGATACTGAAAGCGAGCGACTTGTACAAGTGGCTTTAGAAAACATGATGAAAAACAGAACTTCTATTGTTATTGCTCATAGATTATCTACTATTCAAAATGCAGATGAAATAATAGTTCTTAAGAAAGGGGAGATTGTAGAACAAGGCAAGCACCAAGATCTTATTAGTAAAAAAGGCGTTTACTACAAACTAGTAGAGATGCAAAGTTTTGGATAA
- a CDS encoding RNA polymerase sigma factor, protein MIDETQLLEQLKSENQKDKAFRALITLYKERLYWHIRNIVKSHDDTDDVLQNTFIKVYKNIHNFKGDSKLFSWLYRIATNESITFINKNAKRLQVTNEEMQQLAINNLTSDVYFEGDTIQLKLQKAIATLPEKQQLVFNMKYFEDIKYKDMSDILETSEGALKASYHIAVKKIEAYLTKD, encoded by the coding sequence GTGATCGACGAAACACAACTATTAGAACAATTAAAGTCAGAAAATCAAAAGGACAAAGCTTTTAGAGCACTCATTACGCTTTACAAAGAACGTTTGTATTGGCACATTCGTAATATCGTAAAGTCGCATGATGATACCGATGATGTACTCCAAAATACTTTTATCAAAGTTTATAAAAACATTCATAACTTTAAAGGGGATAGTAAATTGTTTTCGTGGTTATACCGGATTGCCACTAATGAATCAATCACATTTATCAATAAAAATGCTAAGCGATTACAAGTTACAAATGAAGAAATGCAACAATTAGCAATAAACAATTTAACATCAGATGTCTATTTTGAAGGTGACACTATTCAACTAAAATTACAAAAAGCTATTGCTACATTACCGGAAAAACAACAGTTAGTGTTTAATATGAAATATTTTGAAGACATAAAGTATAAAGATATGTCTGATATTCTAGAAACTAGTGAAGGTGCGTTAAAAGCATCCTACCATATCGCTGTTAAGAAAATTGAAGCGTATTTAACTAAAGATTAA
- a CDS encoding sensor of ECF-type sigma factor, with product MKKIIFPILLFFFSLNILAQQNREKIKTLKISFITEKLDLTEQEAQKFWPIYNNYYNVTSKIRHEDIRSIRHEIRRNINTLTDKRAKDLITKLNKAESTLHEQRMELSTKLLKIIPPKKVILLKMAEDDFKRKMLERFKNKGYQKRGGK from the coding sequence ATGAAAAAAATCATATTCCCCATATTACTATTTTTCTTTTCGCTAAATATTTTAGCTCAGCAAAATAGAGAGAAAATAAAAACGCTTAAAATCTCATTTATTACAGAAAAATTAGATTTAACTGAGCAAGAAGCTCAGAAATTCTGGCCAATTTATAACAACTACTATAATGTCACTTCTAAAATAAGGCATGAAGATATTAGAAGTATCCGCCATGAAATTAGAAGAAATATTAATACATTAACAGATAAAAGAGCCAAAGATTTAATTACTAAATTAAATAAAGCTGAAAGTACACTCCATGAACAGCGTATGGAGTTGTCTACTAAATTGTTAAAAATCATACCTCCGAAAAAAGTAATTTTATTAAAAATGGCAGAAGATGATTTTAAAAGAAAAATGTTAGAACGTTTTAAAAACAAAGGGTATCAAAAAAGAGGTGGAAAATAA
- a CDS encoding WD40/YVTN/BNR-like repeat-containing protein → MKKVSVLLIAMIVFLGFKKSHLFESRKINSVEIKTIIKDSLLNVRALEIIENTNFFAFLDSNGNMGAVSMDESENAERSVTYPVKVKSDSVTPNFRALAGNSKHGYGLSIGSPALLFKLDMGKDTIVYREDHPKAFYDSIDFWNAKEGIAIGDPTDNCMSIIITRDGGQTWNKLSCDSLPKAKEGEAAFAASDTNIAIVGDNTWVATGGKSSRILYSPDKGKTWEVYNTPIVQGLETTGMYSVDFYDALNGFAIGGDYTKPNDNSANKIKTVDGGKTWELVAQNENPGYRSCVQYIPNRAGKELVAIGFKGIDYSNDSGNSWKHLSDEGFYTIRFLNDSIAYAAGAGRISKLTFRE, encoded by the coding sequence ATGAAAAAAGTATCTGTATTATTAATAGCAATGATTGTCTTTTTAGGGTTTAAAAAGAGTCATTTATTTGAGTCTCGAAAAATTAATAGTGTTGAAATAAAAACGATTATAAAAGACTCGCTATTAAATGTAAGAGCTTTAGAAATAATTGAAAACACAAACTTTTTTGCTTTTTTAGATTCTAATGGAAACATGGGAGCTGTATCAATGGACGAAAGTGAAAACGCTGAAAGAAGTGTAACGTATCCTGTTAAGGTTAAGAGTGATTCGGTTACGCCTAATTTTAGGGCTTTAGCTGGAAACAGTAAGCATGGATATGGCTTAAGTATAGGTTCTCCTGCTTTATTGTTTAAACTAGATATGGGAAAAGATACCATTGTATATCGAGAAGATCATCCTAAAGCTTTTTACGATTCTATAGATTTTTGGAATGCCAAAGAAGGCATTGCCATTGGAGATCCTACTGATAATTGTATGAGTATCATCATTACACGGGACGGCGGACAAACATGGAACAAATTATCATGTGATTCTTTACCAAAAGCAAAAGAAGGGGAAGCCGCTTTTGCTGCCAGTGATACTAATATTGCTATCGTTGGGGATAATACTTGGGTTGCTACAGGAGGAAAATCAAGTAGGATTTTATATTCACCCGATAAAGGAAAAACTTGGGAGGTTTATAATACCCCCATAGTTCAAGGTTTAGAAACAACAGGCATGTATTCTGTTGATTTTTATGATGCCCTTAACGGTTTTGCTATTGGTGGCGATTATACAAAACCAAATGATAATTCGGCCAATAAAATAAAAACAGTTGATGGCGGTAAAACTTGGGAGTTGGTTGCTCAAAATGAAAACCCAGGCTATAGAAGTTGTGTACAATATATCCCAAATAGAGCAGGGAAGGAGCTAGTTGCTATTGGGTTTAAAGGGATTGATTATAGTAACGATTCTGGGAATTCGTGGAAACATTTAAGTGATGAAGGGTTCTATACTATTCGATTTTTAAATGACTCGATTGCTTATGCAGCAGGCGCAGGAAGAATATCTAAATTAACTTTTAGAGAATAG
- a CDS encoding SCO family protein: protein MRYSILVVLAFIMISCKDKHADSNEVVRLPYFNSADFTPEWGKATHKIPAFSFTNQNGETVTNKTYRNKIYIADFFFTSCPGICPKLTKNMGNLQEAYKNDKDIMLLSHTVMPWKDSIPVLKDYATKNHINVVKWHLVTGDKDALYNIARTGYFADEDFIKTQDESDFIHTENFILIDKQGAIRGVYNGTLEIDVDRLKRHIEILKKETY from the coding sequence ATGAGGTATTCTATTTTAGTAGTATTAGCTTTTATTATGATATCCTGTAAAGATAAACATGCGGATAGTAATGAGGTAGTACGATTACCCTATTTTAACAGTGCAGACTTTACTCCCGAATGGGGTAAAGCAACGCATAAAATTCCAGCGTTTTCTTTTACAAATCAAAATGGAGAGACTGTTACTAATAAAACTTATAGGAACAAGATTTATATAGCCGATTTCTTTTTTACTAGCTGTCCTGGCATTTGTCCAAAACTTACCAAAAATATGGGTAATCTTCAGGAGGCGTACAAAAATGATAAGGATATTATGTTACTCTCACATACGGTCATGCCTTGGAAAGATTCGATTCCGGTTTTAAAAGACTATGCTACAAAGAATCATATAAATGTTGTAAAGTGGCATTTAGTAACGGGCGATAAAGATGCACTTTATAATATTGCAAGAACGGGTTATTTTGCTGATGAAGATTTTATAAAAACACAAGATGAAAGTGATTTTATACACACCGAAAATTTTATTTTAATAGATAAACAAGGGGCTATACGAGGTGTCTATAATGGCACTTTAGAAATTGATGTAGATCGTTTAAAACGGCATATAGAGATTTTGAAGAAAGAAACTTATTAA
- a CDS encoding toxin-antitoxin system YwqK family antitoxin, with the protein MGIIEASDSNLKLDNGVLLYKKAPFTGNLQTYYIDKNLKSDIEYVDGRKEGYEKHWFKNGSNSIERYYTKGYKSGIHKAWWNDTILKFEYHFNEKGQYHGIVKEWYKTKQLYKDFNYLNGKEVGRQRLWKSDGTMKANYEVVNGDRFGLIGLKKCYTVTTNSDEVK; encoded by the coding sequence ATGGGGATTATTGAAGCATCAGACTCTAATTTAAAGCTTGATAATGGTGTTTTATTATATAAAAAAGCACCATTTACTGGGAATTTGCAAACGTATTATATTGACAAAAATTTAAAATCTGATATTGAATATGTGGACGGTAGAAAAGAAGGTTACGAAAAACATTGGTTTAAAAATGGCTCAAATTCAATAGAACGTTATTATACAAAGGGATATAAATCTGGAATTCATAAAGCTTGGTGGAATGATACCATTCTTAAGTTTGAATATCATTTTAATGAAAAGGGCCAATATCATGGTATTGTTAAAGAATGGTATAAAACCAAGCAATTGTATAAAGATTTTAACTATTTAAATGGAAAAGAAGTTGGTCGTCAACGCCTTTGGAAATCTGACGGTACTATGAAAGCAAATTACGAAGTAGTTAATGGGGATAGATTTGGATTAATAGGTTTGAAAAAATGTTATACAGTGACAACAAATAGCGACGAAGTTAAATGA
- a CDS encoding YHYH protein: MKNLKSLLILPLLVTIIFIACSNGDDSTIMAEEEPADTDYDISAILSKFEGTGLSYAVNGNSVTFTTQDLPNHTSPYWPTNNPLYEAYNGTNSSWNQNPNEISEQNIVFTMSLNPAEASNKQATGLGPIGISRNGVVFFNQYAGPDQPLTNEIDSFDQWLGHPQRTGQYHYHIEPTYLTQQFGEDAFLGLLADGFPVYGPLEDGETITNDDLDIYHGHTSATADFPDGIYHYHVTSQDPYINGNGYFGTPGNISN, encoded by the coding sequence ATGAAAAATTTAAAAAGCCTATTAATTCTACCTTTATTAGTTACTATTATTTTTATAGCATGTTCCAATGGAGATGATTCGACTATCATGGCAGAAGAAGAACCAGCCGATACAGATTATGATATAAGTGCTATTCTTTCAAAATTTGAAGGTACTGGGTTGTCTTATGCTGTAAATGGAAACTCTGTGACATTTACAACACAAGATTTGCCCAATCACACAAGTCCATATTGGCCAACAAATAACCCATTATATGAAGCTTATAATGGTACAAATTCAAGTTGGAATCAAAACCCAAATGAAATTAGCGAGCAAAATATAGTCTTTACAATGTCGCTAAATCCAGCGGAGGCTTCAAATAAGCAAGCAACAGGTTTAGGCCCCATAGGTATTTCAAGAAATGGTGTGGTATTTTTTAATCAGTACGCCGGACCAGATCAGCCATTAACAAATGAGATTGATTCATTTGACCAATGGTTGGGACACCCGCAACGTACAGGACAATATCATTATCATATTGAACCTACCTATTTGACACAGCAGTTTGGAGAAGATGCCTTTTTAGGGCTTTTAGCTGATGGATTTCCTGTCTATGGCCCCCTTGAAGATGGGGAAACGATTACTAATGATGATTTAGATATCTATCATGGGCATACATCAGCTACTGCAGATTTCCCTGATGGTATCTATCATTACCACGTTACAAGTCAAGACCCATATATTAACGGGAATGGTTATTTTGGAACCCCAGGAAATATTTCAAATTAG
- a CDS encoding RNA polymerase sigma factor, producing MTEQNFINDLNAGKQYAYSKLIDDFQDKVFATCISFVPNKEDAEDIAQDVFVEVFNSIGKFKGYSKLSTWIYRIATNKCLEFIRKKNTKKRFAFLQSIMGNDMPMDKSKYFTEMNHPGIILENKEKSETLFLAINQLSEVQRTVFTLSKIDGMSNKEIGEIINKSVSSVESLMFRAKKNLQGLLERFYKNQN from the coding sequence TTGACAGAGCAAAATTTTATTAATGATCTAAATGCTGGAAAACAATATGCTTACAGTAAGCTAATTGATGATTTTCAGGATAAAGTATTTGCTACCTGTATATCATTTGTGCCCAATAAAGAAGATGCCGAAGATATTGCTCAGGATGTTTTTGTTGAGGTTTTTAATTCGATTGGTAAATTTAAAGGCTATTCTAAACTATCAACTTGGATCTATCGTATTGCAACCAATAAATGTTTAGAGTTTATAAGAAAAAAGAATACTAAAAAACGCTTTGCCTTTTTGCAGTCTATAATGGGTAACGATATGCCTATGGATAAAAGCAAATACTTTACTGAGATGAACCATCCAGGGATTATTTTAGAAAATAAGGAAAAAAGTGAAACATTGTTTCTTGCCATAAATCAATTGTCGGAGGTGCAAAGAACCGTATTTACACTTAGTAAGATAGATGGGATGAGTAACAAAGAAATAGGAGAAATTATTAATAAAAGTGTGTCTTCGGTAGAATCTTTAATGTTTAGAGCGAAGAAAAATTTACAAGGATTATTAGAGCGTTTTTATAAAAATCAAAACTAA
- a CDS encoding RsmB/NOP family class I SAM-dependent RNA methyltransferase: protein MRLHRNLCFSVIDGLTLIFNEGKYADKVIQQLLKRDKRWGARDRAFVAETTYDIVRWKRLYAEIAEVKEPFDRDNLWRMFAVWATLKGIKLPDWKYFEGTPSRKIKGRFDELSKIRKFKESIPDWMDAIGEKELGNTVWTKEIEALNQQADVILRVNTLKTTKEKLQAELFDLNIETEFIPNYPSALKLKERTNVFSTDAFKKGFFEVQDASSQLVAEFLNVKPGMRVVDTCAGAGGKTLHMASLMENKGQVIAMDIYGNKLNELKRRAKRNGAHNIENRVIESTKVIKKLYDKADRVLIDAPCSGLGVLRRNPDAKWKLQPDFIKKIKKTQQDILQQYSRMVKAGGQLVYATCSVLPSENQEQVKTFLKSEAGANFTLIKDNKVLAHKSGFDGFYMALLERKG, encoded by the coding sequence ATGCGATTACATAGAAACCTTTGCTTTTCTGTTATAGACGGACTGACCCTAATTTTTAATGAAGGCAAATATGCCGATAAAGTCATTCAACAACTATTAAAACGAGATAAACGTTGGGGGGCTAGAGATAGAGCCTTTGTTGCTGAAACCACTTACGACATAGTACGTTGGAAACGCTTGTATGCCGAAATTGCTGAAGTAAAAGAACCTTTTGACAGAGATAACTTATGGCGGATGTTTGCTGTTTGGGCAACATTAAAAGGTATAAAATTACCCGATTGGAAGTATTTTGAAGGGACTCCATCCCGTAAAATAAAAGGGCGTTTTGATGAGCTTTCTAAAATTAGAAAATTTAAAGAGTCTATCCCTGATTGGATGGATGCTATTGGTGAAAAGGAGTTAGGAAATACGGTTTGGACCAAAGAAATTGAAGCTTTAAACCAACAAGCCGATGTTATACTAAGGGTAAATACGCTTAAAACTACCAAAGAGAAATTACAAGCTGAGTTATTTGATTTAAACATAGAAACAGAATTCATTCCAAATTATCCCAGTGCTTTAAAACTTAAAGAACGTACCAACGTATTTAGCACCGACGCTTTTAAAAAAGGATTTTTTGAAGTTCAAGATGCTTCATCGCAATTAGTGGCGGAGTTTTTAAATGTAAAACCTGGAATGCGTGTCGTTGATACTTGTGCCGGTGCAGGTGGAAAAACACTTCACATGGCTTCTTTGATGGAAAACAAAGGTCAGGTTATTGCTATGGACATTTATGGTAATAAATTAAACGAATTAAAGCGTCGTGCAAAACGAAATGGAGCTCATAATATTGAAAATCGTGTTATTGAATCTACTAAAGTGATTAAAAAACTTTATGATAAAGCTGATCGTGTATTAATTGATGCTCCCTGCTCTGGGCTTGGGGTATTACGTCGCAATCCGGATGCTAAATGGAAATTACAACCAGATTTCATTAAAAAAATAAAGAAAACACAACAAGACATTTTACAGCAATATTCCAGAATGGTAAAAGCTGGTGGTCAATTAGTATATGCTACGTGTTCTGTATTACCATCTGAAAATCAAGAACAAGTAAAAACCTTCTTAAAATCTGAAGCTGGTGCTAATTTCACACTTATTAAAGATAATAAAGTATTGGCCCATAAATCTGGGTTTGATGGATTTTACATGGCGCTTTTGGAGAGGAAGGGTTAA